From the Luteolibacter arcticus genome, one window contains:
- a CDS encoding ABC transporter ATP-binding protein, giving the protein MSEPLLQVRDLITAFDTDAGLVRAVDHVSFDISRGKTLGIVGESGCGKSVTAMSLVRLLPQPAGKILQGEVLFKGRDLTKLKPEEMRKVRGNEIGVIFQEPMTALNPVQRIGKQLSECFLIHKKVSKKEAWDAAIEMLRLVKIPAPEMRAGDYPHQLSGGMRQRVVIAMALALKPDLVIADEPTTALDVTVQAQILDLMKRLQAEMGMSVILITHDLGVIAETCDEVVVMYGGRVVERAPVKQLFARPLHAYTRGLLASIPRLETQRKSTLPVIPGMVASLKDFVPGCRFCQRMERQGSTLRERPPFIEVTPGHWVEACPSCYASSDV; this is encoded by the coding sequence ATGTCCGAACCCCTGCTCCAGGTCCGCGATCTGATCACCGCCTTCGATACCGATGCGGGGCTGGTCCGCGCTGTCGATCACGTGTCTTTTGATATTAGCCGCGGCAAGACGCTCGGCATCGTCGGCGAGTCGGGCTGCGGGAAAAGCGTCACGGCCATGTCGCTGGTGCGTCTGCTGCCCCAGCCTGCCGGCAAGATCCTGCAAGGCGAAGTCCTCTTCAAAGGCCGCGACCTCACCAAGCTCAAGCCCGAGGAGATGCGCAAGGTTCGCGGCAACGAGATCGGCGTGATTTTCCAAGAGCCGATGACCGCGCTCAATCCGGTGCAACGCATCGGGAAGCAACTTTCCGAGTGCTTCCTTATCCACAAGAAGGTCAGCAAGAAGGAGGCATGGGACGCAGCGATCGAGATGCTGCGGCTCGTGAAGATCCCCGCGCCGGAGATGAGGGCAGGGGACTATCCGCACCAGCTTTCCGGCGGCATGCGCCAGCGGGTCGTCATCGCGATGGCTCTCGCGCTGAAGCCGGACCTGGTCATTGCCGACGAGCCGACGACCGCGCTCGATGTGACCGTGCAGGCGCAGATCCTCGACCTGATGAAACGCCTCCAGGCGGAGATGGGGATGTCGGTCATTCTCATCACCCATGATCTCGGAGTCATTGCCGAGACCTGCGATGAGGTCGTGGTGATGTACGGTGGTCGTGTTGTTGAGCGCGCGCCGGTGAAGCAACTCTTCGCGCGGCCGCTGCACGCGTATACTCGCGGCCTGCTGGCTTCCATTCCGCGCTTGGAAACCCAGCGCAAGTCGACGCTGCCGGTCATTCCCGGGATGGTCGCCTCGCTGAAGGATTTCGTTCCCGGCTGCCGCTTCTGCCAACGTATGGAACGCCAAGGGTCCACCTTGCGCGAACGCCCGCCTTTCATCGAGGTAACGCCCGGCCATTGGGTGGAGGCCTGCCCGAGTTGCTACGCCTCATCCGACGTATGA
- a CDS encoding ABC transporter ATP-binding protein, with protein MTPILSVRDLKVHFPVTGGLLMRQIGSVRAVDGVSFDIAPGETLGLVGESGCGKSTLGKAIVRLNDINHGSVHFAGRDITRLSRGTMRPIRSDLQMIFQDPVESLNARHSVREILEEPLIIHGHGSAMERRKRVDELLERVGLQSAAADRYPFEFSGGQRQRIGIARAIALNPKLIVCDEPVSALDVSVQSQVLNLLLDLQRDLGLSYLFIAHDLAVVKHISDRVAVMYLGKIVELADADAIYQRPKHAYTKALLSAIPEPDPTLVKDRILLEGDVPSPIDPPKGSAFGHRMSHPRYQETVGADLSLREIEPGHWVAADPCCLEEADWSRVTKMVA; from the coding sequence ATGACCCCGATCCTTTCCGTCCGCGATCTCAAGGTGCACTTCCCGGTCACGGGGGGGCTTCTCATGCGCCAGATTGGATCGGTCAGAGCGGTCGATGGCGTTTCTTTCGACATCGCTCCGGGTGAGACCCTGGGCTTGGTCGGTGAGTCGGGTTGCGGGAAGTCCACGCTCGGCAAGGCCATCGTCCGCCTCAATGACATCAACCACGGCAGCGTCCACTTCGCTGGACGCGACATCACCCGTCTTAGTCGTGGAACGATGCGGCCGATCCGCAGCGACCTGCAGATGATCTTCCAGGATCCGGTCGAGTCGCTCAATGCCCGCCACAGCGTGCGCGAGATCCTTGAGGAGCCGTTGATCATTCACGGCCACGGTTCCGCGATGGAGCGCCGGAAGCGGGTGGACGAGCTGCTGGAGCGCGTCGGTCTACAAAGCGCCGCTGCCGACCGCTATCCCTTCGAGTTCTCCGGCGGCCAGCGGCAACGCATCGGAATCGCTCGGGCGATCGCGCTTAACCCGAAGCTCATCGTCTGTGATGAGCCGGTCTCGGCCCTCGACGTCTCCGTGCAGTCGCAGGTGCTGAACCTCCTGTTAGATCTGCAGCGTGACCTTGGCCTCTCCTATCTCTTCATCGCCCACGACCTCGCGGTGGTGAAGCATATCTCCGACCGGGTGGCGGTGATGTACCTGGGCAAGATCGTCGAACTGGCCGACGCCGATGCGATTTATCAACGGCCCAAGCACGCCTATACCAAGGCCCTGCTGTCGGCGATTCCCGAGCCGGACCCCACGTTGGTGAAAGACCGCATTCTGCTCGAAGGCGACGTGCCTTCGCCGATCGATCCGCCGAAGGGCAGTGCCTTCGGTCACCGGATGAGCCACCCGCGCTACCAAGAGACCGTTGGAGCGGACCTTTCGCTCCGCGAGATCGAGCCCGGTCACTGGGTTGCCGCGGACCCGTGCTGCCTTGAGGAAGCCGATTGGAGCAGGGTAACCAAAATGGTTGCATAA
- a CDS encoding beta-galactosidase yields the protein MKLLPSLAIGAALFSGGLTPVIAQAPKHTFEIGENDLLLDGKRMQVRCGELHFARVPKEYWRHRLQLCKAMGLNTVCAYLFWNLHEFEKGKYDWEGQADAAEFCRLAQEEGLWVLLRPGPYACAEWDGGGLPWWLLKKPDIALRSQDPDFMAASKAWFAEVGRVLGPLQVTKGGPILMAQVENEYGFYGKDAEYMGRMRQAMIDAGFDIPLFACNPTGNLANGRRDDLFNVVNFGSDPATGFKKLREIQPKGPLMCGEFYPGWFDTWGAPHHLGKTDQYLKDLEYMLDAGASFSIYMAHGGTSFGMWAGADRPFKPDTSSYDYDAPISEAGWIGDKFDRTRTLMAKHLLPGETLSDPPAPMPVMAVPSFTLSQTAAVFQNLPTAIKDTSPRNMESYDQGHGCTVYRITLPAGPAATLQIGQVHDFGWVFLDGKEVGVTDRRSRRFKVSLPERKQPQQLDILVEAMGHVNFGTEIHDRKGIQGKVQLVSGGKATDVSGEWSVFPLKLDEPLLSSLKWKTGVESAPGPKFWRGTFNLTKAADTFLDLRSWGKGVIWVNGHCLARHWNIGPTQTAYLPGAWLKAGENEVVILDLLGPEKPVLAGLEKPILDQLRPELDFARKGSKKGELVLKGHKPALEAAFAPGADAQDVKFAKPLEGSQFLLEMLNAHDGKPFAAIAELDLLDPSGQSISHASWTIAYADSEELTGEDGSASNAINGQTADFWHSEWKDAQPGYPHHLVIDLGDATKIGGFRYTPRAGNNPGRIKDYRVYVGGGFVKEGK from the coding sequence ATGAAGCTCCTTCCCTCGCTCGCCATCGGGGCGGCATTGTTCTCCGGTGGCCTCACTCCGGTCATTGCCCAAGCGCCGAAGCATACGTTCGAGATCGGCGAGAACGACCTGTTGCTCGATGGCAAGCGGATGCAGGTCCGCTGTGGCGAACTCCATTTCGCCCGGGTGCCGAAAGAGTATTGGCGGCATCGCCTCCAGCTATGCAAGGCGATGGGTCTGAACACGGTCTGCGCCTACCTCTTCTGGAATCTCCACGAGTTTGAGAAGGGGAAGTATGATTGGGAAGGTCAGGCCGATGCCGCCGAGTTCTGCCGGCTCGCGCAGGAAGAGGGCCTGTGGGTGCTGCTGCGTCCCGGTCCCTATGCCTGCGCCGAGTGGGATGGTGGCGGCCTGCCATGGTGGCTCTTGAAGAAGCCCGATATCGCGTTGCGCTCGCAGGATCCCGATTTCATGGCGGCCAGCAAGGCGTGGTTCGCCGAGGTCGGCCGCGTGCTCGGTCCGCTCCAGGTCACGAAGGGCGGCCCGATCCTGATGGCGCAGGTCGAGAACGAGTATGGATTCTACGGAAAGGACGCCGAATACATGGGCCGCATGCGCCAGGCGATGATCGACGCGGGCTTCGATATCCCGCTGTTCGCTTGCAATCCCACCGGCAACCTCGCCAACGGCCGCCGCGACGATCTCTTCAACGTAGTCAATTTCGGCAGCGACCCGGCGACGGGCTTCAAGAAGCTCCGTGAGATCCAGCCGAAGGGTCCGCTGATGTGCGGGGAGTTCTATCCCGGATGGTTCGACACCTGGGGGGCACCGCACCATCTCGGCAAGACCGACCAGTATCTCAAGGACCTCGAATACATGCTGGATGCCGGCGCTTCGTTCAGCATCTACATGGCCCATGGCGGCACCAGCTTCGGCATGTGGGCGGGCGCGGACCGGCCGTTCAAGCCGGACACCAGCAGCTACGATTACGATGCTCCCATCAGCGAGGCGGGATGGATTGGGGACAAGTTCGACCGCACGCGAACGCTCATGGCGAAGCATCTGCTGCCGGGGGAAACGCTCAGCGACCCGCCAGCACCGATGCCGGTCATGGCAGTTCCTTCGTTCACGCTGAGCCAGACGGCCGCCGTCTTCCAGAATCTGCCCACGGCGATCAAGGACACTTCGCCGCGGAACATGGAGTCCTATGACCAGGGTCACGGGTGCACGGTCTATCGCATCACGCTTCCCGCAGGACCGGCAGCGACCTTGCAGATCGGCCAGGTCCACGACTTCGGCTGGGTCTTCCTCGATGGGAAGGAAGTCGGCGTGACCGACCGGCGCTCGCGCCGCTTCAAGGTCAGCCTGCCCGAGCGCAAACAGCCGCAGCAGCTCGACATCCTCGTCGAGGCCATGGGCCACGTGAACTTCGGCACCGAGATCCATGACCGGAAGGGTATCCAAGGTAAGGTGCAGCTCGTCTCCGGCGGCAAGGCCACCGATGTCAGCGGTGAGTGGTCGGTCTTCCCGCTCAAGCTTGATGAACCGCTACTCTCCTCGCTGAAATGGAAGACCGGAGTTGAAAGCGCGCCGGGGCCGAAATTCTGGCGCGGCACCTTCAACCTCACCAAGGCCGCCGATACGTTCCTCGACCTTCGCAGTTGGGGCAAAGGCGTCATCTGGGTCAATGGCCACTGTCTCGCCCGCCATTGGAACATTGGTCCGACCCAAACCGCCTACCTTCCCGGCGCATGGCTGAAGGCGGGAGAAAACGAGGTGGTCATCCTTGATTTGTTAGGTCCTGAGAAGCCGGTGCTCGCCGGGCTGGAGAAGCCGATCCTCGATCAACTCCGGCCTGAATTGGACTTTGCCCGCAAGGGCTCGAAGAAGGGCGAGTTGGTTTTGAAGGGCCACAAGCCCGCGCTCGAAGCTGCCTTTGCTCCCGGTGCGGATGCGCAGGACGTGAAGTTTGCCAAGCCGCTCGAAGGCTCACAGTTCTTGCTCGAAATGCTCAACGCCCACGATGGCAAGCCCTTCGCCGCGATCGCCGAGCTCGATCTGCTCGACCCCTCCGGCCAATCGATTTCCCACGCAAGCTGGACGATTGCGTATGCCGATAGCGAGGAACTCACGGGCGAGGATGGCTCCGCGTCGAATGCGATCAATGGCCAGACCGCCGATTTCTGGCACAGCGAGTGGAAGGATGCGCAGCCGGGCTATCCGCACCACCTCGTGATCGACCTCGGCGACGCGACCAAGATCGGCGGCTTCCGCTACACTCCGCGTGCCGGGAACAATCCTGGGCGGATCAAGGACTACCGCGTATATGTTGGCGGCGGCTTTGTGAAGGAAGGGAAGTAG
- a CDS encoding aspartate carbamoyltransferase catalytic subunit: MARKDLLDISSLSREEIDLLLGQAVPFKELFTRSVKKVPALKGKSVLMLFYEPSTRTHSSFEVAAKRLSADVTNFDVPHSSVVKGESVRETIETLQAMRTDYIVVRHGRSSLPAMIAGMTKASVINAGDGAHAHPTQALLDAFTLQEVYPEGLAGRKVLVIGDILHSRVARSTSTILKRLDAQVAYLGPGSLVPKSGPENIARFTNYEEAMKWKPDVVYLLRVQMERQDVQFFPSLREYHRVYGITEERLKRIDGEGLWLMHPGPVNRGVELCDGAMDYSRSLINRQVENGIAVRMAVLYWLKPGGEES; the protein is encoded by the coding sequence ATGGCCCGTAAGGACCTCCTCGACATCTCATCGCTCAGCCGGGAAGAAATCGATCTCCTCCTCGGCCAGGCAGTCCCGTTCAAGGAACTCTTCACCCGCTCCGTGAAGAAGGTCCCCGCACTCAAGGGCAAGTCGGTCCTGATGCTCTTCTACGAGCCGAGCACCCGCACCCATTCGTCCTTCGAGGTCGCCGCCAAGCGACTGTCGGCAGACGTCACCAACTTCGACGTCCCGCATTCCTCGGTGGTGAAGGGCGAGTCCGTCCGCGAGACGATCGAGACGCTGCAGGCCATGCGCACCGACTACATCGTGGTCCGCCACGGTCGCAGCAGCCTGCCCGCGATGATCGCCGGCATGACCAAGGCCAGCGTCATCAATGCCGGTGACGGTGCCCACGCGCATCCCACCCAAGCTCTGTTAGACGCCTTCACCCTGCAGGAAGTCTATCCGGAAGGCCTCGCGGGCAGGAAGGTGCTCGTCATTGGCGACATCCTCCACAGCCGGGTCGCGCGCTCAACCAGCACCATCCTCAAGCGGCTCGATGCCCAGGTCGCCTACCTCGGCCCCGGCTCGCTGGTGCCGAAGTCCGGCCCGGAGAACATCGCCCGCTTCACCAACTACGAGGAAGCGATGAAGTGGAAGCCGGACGTGGTCTACCTGCTGCGCGTCCAGATGGAGCGCCAAGACGTGCAGTTCTTCCCGAGCCTGCGCGAGTATCACCGCGTGTATGGCATCACGGAAGAGCGCCTCAAGCGGATCGACGGCGAAGGCCTGTGGCTCATGCACCCCGGCCCGGTGAACCGCGGCGTGGAACTCTGTGACGGCGCGATGGATTACTCGCGCAGCCTGATCAACCGCCAGGTCGAGAACGGCATCGCCGTGCGGATGGCGGTCCTCTACTGGCTGAAGCCGGGTGGAGAAGAAAGCTGA
- a CDS encoding type II toxin-antitoxin system VapC family toxin codes for MFLLDTDTCFEILRGNGRVIAQRRGVYAPVVTTEITASELFYGAAKSKDPSANRKVVLEFLRTLPVLPISLTGAQFFGSFRAQLQAAGNLIPDADLWIASISRAVRAKIVTGNTRDLSRVPGVECVDWIHA; via the coding sequence ATGTTCCTCCTGGATACCGATACCTGCTTCGAAATCCTGCGTGGCAATGGCCGGGTCATCGCGCAGCGGCGAGGGGTGTATGCGCCCGTGGTGACGACCGAAATCACGGCGTCGGAATTGTTCTACGGAGCTGCGAAGTCGAAGGACCCATCAGCAAACCGCAAGGTGGTGCTGGAGTTTCTCCGCACCCTCCCCGTTCTGCCGATCTCGCTCACCGGAGCGCAGTTTTTCGGCAGCTTCAGGGCTCAGCTTCAGGCCGCCGGAAACCTGATTCCGGATGCCGATCTCTGGATTGCCTCCATCTCACGCGCGGTAAGGGCAAAGATCGTCACCGGGAACACGCGCGATCTCTCGCGTGTCCCCGGCGTCGAGTGTGTGGACTGGATCCACGCTTAG
- a CDS encoding L-fucose/L-arabinose isomerase family protein: MYLPLGQYSPDIKLGFVSASRNCFPRALAAERSERLVAATKSAGIELTLPEAECAVIETRQHAADAAKQLIAAGCDAAVLFLGNFSPEIEDAAFVKAFPGPVLLIAAAEESAINLIQKRGDALCGLLSAAMAIRKRDVQDRVHIPELPVVSAEEGAAEIAHFLKMIKVVKGVKNATIGLFGPRPRDFETCNYNLASLQSVGVEIEELGLFDLQNEIKTIQESKAIADEQKAEMPSIPEDPNFKARLSDYEQAVRNFRERLQLSGAASQCWSEQEFSLKHVPCFINGRMADKGFPIACENDAYSLVAELMAQYASDNTVTVLDINHSIPGNLHESLKDYPLKDMVGMFHCGNTASKLLKNPEMKYQLIMKRLMEPDTDPDITRGTIEGQISASPITVVQIHGYGDKLRAYICEGHFLDLDPKTFGCTGTAYIPGFHRFYRHVLLGSYHHHAAVAFAHVGAVLFDAFKLLGIEVIDTPLPDGVPYPGENVFRAGLVPKGR, translated from the coding sequence ATGTACCTACCGCTTGGCCAATACTCGCCCGACATCAAACTCGGCTTCGTTTCCGCGTCCCGCAATTGCTTCCCCCGGGCGCTCGCCGCAGAGCGCTCGGAAAGGCTCGTCGCCGCTACCAAATCAGCCGGCATCGAGCTCACGCTGCCGGAAGCTGAATGCGCCGTCATCGAGACGCGCCAGCACGCCGCCGATGCCGCCAAGCAACTCATCGCCGCCGGTTGCGATGCCGCCGTGTTATTCCTCGGCAACTTCTCGCCGGAGATTGAGGACGCCGCTTTCGTGAAAGCCTTCCCCGGTCCCGTGCTGCTCATCGCCGCGGCCGAGGAAAGCGCCATCAATCTGATCCAAAAGCGTGGCGACGCCCTCTGTGGCCTGCTCTCCGCCGCGATGGCGATCCGCAAGCGCGACGTCCAGGACCGCGTCCACATCCCGGAGTTGCCGGTGGTTTCCGCCGAAGAGGGCGCAGCCGAGATCGCGCACTTCTTGAAGATGATCAAGGTGGTGAAGGGCGTGAAGAACGCCACCATCGGCCTCTTCGGCCCTCGCCCTCGCGACTTCGAAACCTGCAACTACAACCTCGCGTCGCTGCAATCGGTCGGCGTGGAGATCGAGGAGCTTGGCCTCTTCGACCTGCAGAACGAGATCAAGACGATCCAGGAGTCGAAGGCCATCGCCGACGAGCAGAAGGCCGAGATGCCCTCGATCCCGGAAGACCCGAATTTCAAGGCCCGTCTCTCCGACTACGAGCAGGCTGTTAGAAACTTCCGCGAGCGGCTTCAACTCTCCGGCGCGGCCAGCCAGTGCTGGTCGGAGCAGGAGTTTTCGCTCAAGCACGTCCCCTGCTTCATCAACGGCCGCATGGCTGACAAGGGCTTCCCGATCGCCTGCGAGAACGACGCCTATTCGCTCGTCGCCGAGTTGATGGCCCAGTACGCCAGCGACAACACGGTCACGGTGCTGGACATCAACCACTCGATCCCCGGCAACCTCCACGAGTCGCTCAAGGACTACCCGCTCAAGGACATGGTCGGCATGTTCCACTGCGGCAACACCGCCAGCAAGCTGCTCAAGAACCCGGAGATGAAGTATCAGCTCATCATGAAGCGTCTGATGGAACCGGACACCGATCCGGACATCACCCGCGGCACCATCGAAGGCCAGATCTCCGCCTCGCCGATCACCGTCGTGCAGATCCACGGCTACGGTGACAAGCTGCGCGCCTACATCTGTGAGGGGCACTTCCTCGACCTCGACCCGAAGACCTTCGGCTGCACCGGCACCGCCTACATCCCCGGCTTCCACCGCTTCTATCGCCACGTGCTGTTAGGGAGCTACCACCACCACGCGGCCGTCGCATTCGCTCACGTCGGCGCGGTGCTGTTCGATGCCTTCAAGCTGCTGGGCATCGAGGTCATCGACACCCCGCTGCCAGATGGCGTCCCCTACCCGGGCGAGAATGTCTTCCGCGCCGGACTGGTGCCGAAAGGCCGCTAA